Proteins encoded within one genomic window of Humulus lupulus chromosome 1, drHumLupu1.1, whole genome shotgun sequence:
- the LOC133824474 gene encoding protein FAR-RED IMPAIRED RESPONSE 1-like codes for MKKKLTLKGHWGTWNVWATLMLTFLRHTIDVENWLADLFWADGISCRDYSCFGDIMAFDSTYKRNSYNKPLLIFVGLNHHYRTIVFAIALLYNETEEIYIWVSEEFLECMKNKPPLVVVTDGDHAMAKAIQKVFPNPVHCLCAWHLQNNVTINVSHPIFKSKFNEQLYQCCIEEDFEDTWKRMVSEFKFEDSQWATTTYNNRRSWVECFLQGYFFGGQSTTQRPESINSYLSHFLTSKLKLIDLVGQVDKAIQSIRHTEWEDDFISNHSMPQLPSNVL; via the coding sequence atgaagaagaaactGACGCTGAAGGGGCATTGGGGTACTTGGAATGTCTGGGCCACCCTGATGCTGACTTTTTTGAGACACACAATTGATGTAGAAAATTGGTTGGCAGACCTATTTTGGGCTGATGGAATTTCTTGTCGTGATTATTCTTGTTTTGGGGACATTATGGCTTTCGACTCCACCTATAAGAGGAACTCATACAATAAGCCCCTGCTTATTTTTGTTGGGTTGAATCACCATTATAGGACAATAGTCTTTGCAATTGCTTTGCTATACAACGAGACTGAGGAGATCTATATTTGGGTTTCAGAGGAATTTCTAGAGTGCATGAAAAACAAACCACCTCTTGTGGTGGTCACCGATGGTGATCATGCTATGGCAAAAGCAATACAAAAAGTTTTTCCAAATCCTGTTCACTGCTTGTGTGCTTGGCACCTTCAGAATAATGTAACTATTAATGTGTCTCATCCTATTTTCAAGTCCAAGTTCAATGAACAACTTTATCAATGCTGTATTGAGGAAGATTTTGAGGATACATGGAAGAGAATGGTTTCAGAATTCAAATTTGAGGATAGTCAATGGGCAACAACTACCTACAATAATAGGAGGAGTTGGGTAGAATGTTTTCTACAAGGGTATTTCTTTGGGGGACAAAGCACTACTCAAAGACCAGAGTCAATTAATTCCTACTTGTCCCACTTCTTGACGAGCAAACTCAAACTTATAGATCTGGTTGGCCAAGTAGACAAGGCCATACAAAGTATTCGTCACACAGAATGGGAAGATGACTTCATCAGCAACCATAGTATGCCACAATTACCATCGAACGTCCTCTGA